Proteins found in one Oncorhynchus gorbuscha isolate QuinsamMale2020 ecotype Even-year linkage group LG15, OgorEven_v1.0, whole genome shotgun sequence genomic segment:
- the LOC123996625 gene encoding follistatin-related protein 3-like has protein sequence MGFLTALFGVTLVALCQIFGSYHVNAGMCWLQQSQEQRCDMVLMRGVSREECCAGGRLDTAWSNTSLPINEVSLLGFLGIVSCKLCKETCDGVKCGPGKVCKMMVGRPQCVCSPDCTNISIKHAVCGSDGKSYRDECALLMARCKGHPDLEVMYQGECKKSCSNVVCPGTHTCVTDQTNSAHCVMCRMTPCPIPLKSEVPICGNDNITYPSACHLRRATCFLGRSIGVRHYGNCSSVPRNSLDLEGSEENSL, from the exons ATGGGCTTTTTGACTGCTCTTTTCGGTGTGACACTTGTTGCTTTGTGTCAAATCTTTGGAAGTTACCATGTAAATG CGGGGATGTGCTGGCTGCAGCAGAGCCAGGAGCAGCGCTGTGACATGGTGCTGATGCGTGGGGTCAGCAGGGAGGAATGCTGCGCTGGGGGCCGTCTAGACACGGCCTGGTCCAACACCAGTCTGCCCATCAATGAGGTCAGCCTGCTGGGCTTCCTGGGAATCGTGTCCTGCAAACTCTGCAAAG AGACCTGTGATGGTGTGAAATGCGGCCCAGGGAAGGTGTGCAAGATGATGGTTGGAcgtcctcagtgtgtgtgttctcctgacTGCACTAACATCTCCATAAAGCATGCTGTGTGTGGGAGCGATGGGAAGTCCTACCGTGATGAGTGTGCTCTGCTGATGGCCCGCTGTAAGGGCCACCCTGATCTGGAGGTCATGTACCAGGGAGAATGCAAAA AGTCGTGCTCCAACGTGGTGTGCCCGGGTACCCACACCTGTGTGACGGACCAGACTAACAGTGCCCACTGTGTCATGTGCCGCATGACCCCCTGCCCAATACCGCTGAAGTCCGAGGTGCCTATCTGTGGCAATGACAACATCACCTACCCCAGCGCCTGCCACCTCCGCAGAGCCACCTGCTTTCTGGGGCGCTCCATAGGAGTGCGTCACTATGGCAACTGCTCTA gtgttcCGAGGAACAGTCTGGATTTGGAGGGCAGTGAGGAGAATTCACTCTAG